One genomic region from Carnobacterium maltaromaticum DSM 20342 encodes:
- a CDS encoding replication initiation protein yields the protein MSNDVVRYNNGFNTVPLRQFTPVEMDIFWAVCSKMKRKGVQEITFNFGVFKELSHYSRDSMESFYNSLKSFSDKLGTLTYRFENEDEFEQLWLFQRFLLIKKRNCYNTGKRKV from the coding sequence CAATAATGGGTTCAATACTGTACCATTAAGACAATTTACGCCTGTAGAGATGGATATTTTTTGGGCTGTTTGCTCAAAAATGAAAAGGAAAGGAGTACAAGAAATAACTTTCAATTTTGGTGTATTTAAAGAGCTCTCTCATTACAGTAGAGACAGCATGGAGAGCTTTTATAATTCTTTAAAATCCTTTTCTGATAAATTAGGAACATTGACTTACCGATTTGAAAATGAAGACGAATTTGAACAATTATGGCTATTTCAAAGATTTTTATTAATAAAAAAAAGAAACTGTTACAATACAGGTAAGCGAAAAGTTTGA